One region of Drosophila teissieri strain GT53w chromosome 2L, Prin_Dtei_1.1, whole genome shotgun sequence genomic DNA includes:
- the LOC122626310 gene encoding uncharacterized protein LOC122626310, protein MSDSKAEYNWGDLGVEPMDSFASEIRHGEFPSLQQHREQVEQLQRRGRQLVSQPQQHSQLLVANLFTNLKVGSERNTLPTQVSTPKAYRFKDIYSSRKDQLLRECQEQERKQREFHSRPMPDFRQAHERQASKVVVHRVTCPTTPNVLKNSREMEAKRRLHVQEVQREREQQCQLHRMQAPRAKPIPLSSRQPLRSSNRPAAAPPLKLKVEPFNLTAELRVQQRRLFNIQTSQAQEARRRELQDQRQRAEREAYQKQRQGTTFRARPNPFSQTAR, encoded by the exons ATGTCGGATTCGAAGGCGGAGTACAACTGGGGCGATTTGGGTGTGGAGCCCATGGACAGCTTTGCATCCGAGATACGACATGGGGAGTTTCCCAGTCTGCAGCAGCATCGggagcaggtggagcagctgcagcgacgTGGCAGGCAGCTGGTCAGCCAGCCCCAGCAGCACTCCCAGTTGCTGGTCGCCAATCTCTTCACGAACCTGAAGGTCGGCAGCGAGAGGAACACACTTCCAACGCAGGTGTCAACTCCAAAG GCCTATCGCTTCAAGGACATCTATTCGAGTCGCAAGGACCAGCTGCTCCGCGAgtgccaggagcaggagcgcaAGCAGCGCGAGTTCCACAGCCGCCCGATGCCCGACTTCCGGCAGGCGCACGAACGCCAGGCCTCCAAGGTCGTCGTGCATCGCGTCACCTGTCCCACGACGCCCAATGTGCTCAAGAATTCGCGTGAAATGGAGGCGAAGCGCCGCTTGCACGTGCAGGAAGTGCAGCGGGAGCGCGAGCAGCAGTGCCAGCTGCACAGAATGCAGGCGCCCAGGGCCAAGCCCATTCCTTTGAGCAGCCGACAGCCCTTGAGGTCCTCGAATCGTCCTGCCGCCGCTCCGCCGCTGAAGCTGAAGGTTGAGCCCTTCAACCTGACCGCCGAGCTGCGCGTCCAGCAGCGGCGCCTCTTCAACATCCAGACATCGCAGGCGCAGGAGGCGCGGCGTCGCGAGCTGCAGGATCAGCGCCAGCGGGCGGAACGGGAGGCGTACCAGAAGCAGCGCCAAGGGACCACGTTCCGCGCCAGACCCAATCCATTCTCGCAGACTGCACGTTGA
- the LOC122611825 gene encoding uncharacterized protein LOC122611825: protein MAKKTCRRLSQRDQELLCEFVRKSSTCAACQEPEYVLRGGSAASGLQSGQVSGGDGDGDGLMSSTSGCGRVVFPGGAAN from the exons ATGGCAAAGAAAACATGTCGCCGGCTGAGTCAAAGGGATCAAGAGTTGCTTTGCGAATTCGTGCGGAAATCTTCTACGTGTGCGGCATGCCAAGAGCCGGAATATGTGCTCCGTGGAGGGAGTGCTGCCTCCGGG CTGCAAAGTGGGCAAGTCTCTggcggcgatggcgatggcgatggcttgATGAGCTCCACGTCCGGCTGTGGGCGTGTGGTTTTTCCGGGCGGAGCTGCAAATTAG